The following proteins are co-located in the Plasmodium brasilianum strain Bolivian I chromosome 11, whole genome shotgun sequence genome:
- a CDS encoding hypothetical protein (conserved Plasmodium protein), with translation MSNQKETKIRNTGKCNYAKKEYKSNFYSINPKTQSNANDKVNKYKERNNNERGYTFENFNENLKKERSVLKEGIQNIKINVSRSNSSNSNNKNVITNNCNTNVKSNHISSLNKNSTSCTMNNINSNKNKNISDKGIKVQRSNNNSTSSSNNNSYCGNGIKRGNNEKGRYERWGRKNTNYFNRAYTKNDVKKKHNTFLNRNLTNFFDSRNCNDNNNKPFQNVRKIPHNKMEKGRNGSNHVNNVYSNNKTKDDKNMEANVNNTNNLCSKSNNNLVGISKDIPLCNDSKVSSSNDINFTGEVRDSKKMNMISKKSSVKNESNRREDKVVHTERRDREYIKSNNCDIKVNEDKSLTNYELDKKEKGKIGIHDEMENTKNENIKKPEVEKDKKDGKCSNVKNMNTEEVYNNSRLNSGSIRIFSTNSMNINSGRKSEDTKEKPYNNEKTNGNKLTNNNSSNNINNNNSENYKRISVYNNSRNNTNFKKDFRNNNTSTNNSNKKYNGYRNIGNNKKVECRNNNDNGKSFDFDTACDNFKSSEYYKNNESIKNRKNYKNGHNYICKTKDIHNSNEKKHKNSNENSVCTSSINNSYKNIDSYRKSNNGVSKMNDNTVQNIDNCKNYNNKNNSYSGNNYGHNGSNGNNYDIGDTVDKNNDNKGVNCGGKNSDNNDSNSDNNNNRNKYINSSKHTYNRADNSYEEIHKDNSMNRNNHPVSRDESGNNKNFNFKRNNFKNKEEISNIKKSDTKFINEEKYGKKNNESNYFKRSDNMNNDNNKKMLHTFNNSGNNNYNKKVNDNKIMNNKESNHYEKENSCAPNDLSDVKVDETDVYKNSSNHLVKRGENVSNKTIWATTNENTGENMYEHINDNNNHIFNRNLDKCNYANNGVNNTNSNMVDNSFKNKEKIVNNMSDNSKSDHTNMDNSNIPSSKKVDKSNRDHSKIKENSDTKCIITKEGRKKEYNTEDCLTREKTKHIQNIRRYNDEEMNNCECVKNDNYNITDRSEDEEVQGNILANKDDKNMKNISKNDYCKYPEDKKNHLIGKRDEKRTNNTGKSSSFNFKQFKIWIGNRYNKLLEAYLDQENRKKNGNEVFQDEIKMYELNSCYTDNIREESNNDNITEISETSEKKCNNEGTKFNKDNSNFQVNTKGLDERIVINGNSSDYSNVLNKIDYVDNSVNANYSVTKNNYIMSSKNSSNALLINNTCTHNEENKYYNRKNNYRSYNQKKTVPPFHKNSSSNYKGSFLSFSSNKKYDNSKKGDDAVANSNFYGKKNNTIYRDNQNEERINDYNFNKKGYYEKKSADKRLGNNNLMGKKINHNKNQMNNNNNNNNVFYRRKYQNYEQKGDFVKNEVNNDTYYKTNKQTTSCQQNSKMSNRRTKLVNERFHKRNNSSDMDNMNDTFYSSKHKINNNTVLRNTSDVSFMYNSNKNMDNKKSNATYLTSK, from the coding sequence atgagtaatcaaaaagaaacaaaaattagaaatacaGGAAAATGTAACTATgctaaaaaagaatataaaagtaaCTTTTATTCGATTAATCCGAAAACTCAAAGTAATGCAAATGATAaagtaaacaaatataagGAAAGAAATAACAATGAGAGGGGGTATACTTTTGAAAactttaatgaaaatttaaaaaaagaacgaAGTGTATTAAAAGAAGGCATCCAAAATATTAAGATTAATGTTAGTAgaagtaatagtagtaatagtaataataagaatGTCATTACAAATAATTGTAACACTAATGTAAAGAGTAATCATATAAGTAGTCTTAATAAGAACAGTACCTCTTGTACCATGAATAATATCAATAGTAacaagaacaaaaatattagtgATAAAGGAATTAAGGTTCAAAGAAGTAACAACAACAGTACTAGtagtagcaataataatagctaTTGTGGAAACGGTATCAAAAGGGGAAACAATGAAAAAGGGAGATATGAAAGATGGGGAAGAAAAAACACAAACTATTTTAATAGAGCTTATACGAAAAAtgatgttaaaaaaaagcacAACACATTCTTAAATAgaaatttaacaaatttttttgacAGCAGAAATTGTAATGATAACAACAATAAACCTTTTCAAAATGTTAGGAAAATACCCCATAATAAAATGGAGAAGGGGAGAAATGGCTCAAATCATGTGAATAACgtttattcaaataataaaacgaaGGACGATAAAAACATGGAAGCTAATGTGAATAacacaaataatttatgctCTAAAAGTAACAATAACTTAGTAGGAATCTCGAAGGATATACCTTTATGTAATGATTCAAAAGTAAGTAGCagtaatgatataaattttacaGGTGAGGTACGTGATtcgaaaaaaatgaacatgaTATCTAAAAAGAGTTctgtaaaaaatgaaagtaatAGAAGAGAAGATAAAGTTGTACATACTGAAAGGAGGGATagagaatatattaaaagcaATAATTGtgatataaaagtaaatgaGGATAAAAGTTTAACAAACTATGAattagataaaaaagaaaaaggaaaaataggGATACATGATGAAATggaaaatacgaaaaatgaaaatattaaaaaaccGGAAGTGGAGAAGGACAAAAAAGATGGAAAATGTAGTaacgtaaaaaatatgaatacaGAAGaggtatataataatagtcgTTTAAATTCAGGTTCCATTAGGATATTTAGTACTAACAGTATGAACATTAATTCGGGTAGAAAAAGCGAGGACACAAAAGAGAAACCTTATAATAATGAGAAAACAAATGGCAATAAACTCACaaacaataatagtagtaataatattaataataataatagtgaaaactataaaagaatttcagtatataataatagtaggaACAACACAAACTTCAAGAAGGACTTCCGAAATAATAACACGAGCACgaataattcaaataaaaagtataacgGTTACAGAAATATAGGGAATAACAAAAAAGTTGAATGTAGAAACAATAATGATAACGGCAAAAGTTTTGACTTTGATACAGCTTGCGATAATTTTAAGAGTAGCGaatattataagaataatgaaagtataaaaaataggaaaaattacaaaaatggccataattatatttgtaaaacaaaagatatccataatagtaatgaaaaaaagcataaaaataGTAACGAGAATAGTGTATGCACGAGTAGTATCAACAACAgttacaaaaatattgataGCTATCGGAAAAGTAATAATGGTGTCTCAAAAATGAATGATAATACTGTACAAAATATTGATAactgtaaaaattataacaacaaaaataaCAGTTATAGCGGTAATAATTATGGACACAATGGtagtaatggtaataattATGACATTGGTGATACCGTTGATAAGAATAATGATAACAAAGGTGTTAACTGTGGTGGTAAAAACAGTGATAACAACGATAGTAACAgtgataataacaataaccgTAACAAGTATATTAATAGTAGTAAGCACACTTATAACAGGGCTGATAACAGTTACGAGGAAATCCATAAGGACAATAGTATGAATAGGAATAATCACCCTGTGTCACGTGATGAAAGtggaaataacaaaaattttaattttaaaagaaataattttaaaaataaggaagaaatatcaaatataaaaaaatcagacacaaaatttattaatgaggaaaaatacgggaaaaaaaataatgaaagtaactattttaaaagaagtgataatatgaataacgataataataaaaaaatgttacacacatttaataatagtggtaataataattataataaaaaggtaaatgataacaaaattatgaataataaagaatcaaatcattatgaaaaagaaaacagcTGTGCACCAAATGATTTAAGTGACGTGAAAGTAGATGAAACAgatgtttataaaaatagttcCAATCATTTAGTTAAACGTGGAGAAAATGTGTCTAATAAAACCATATGGGCTACTACTAATGAGAATACTGGTGAAAACATGTATGAACAcattaatgataataataatcacATTTTTAATAGGAACCTTGATAAATGTAATTATGCTAATAATGGTGTAAATAATACAAACAGTAATATGGTTGATAACAGTTTtaagaataaagaaaaaattgtgaATAATATGTCTGATAATAGTAAGTCTGATCATACTAATATGGATAATAGTAACATTCCCAGTAGTAAAAAGGTGGATAAGAGTAATAGAGACCATAGTAAAATCAAGGAAAACAGTGACACAAAATGCATAATAACAAAAGagggaagaaaaaaggaatataataCTGAAGATTGTTTAACGAGGGAGAAAACAAAACATATCCAAAATATTAGAAGATATAATGATGAAGAGATGAACAATTGTGAATGcgttaaaaatgataattataatatcacAGATAGAAGTGAGGATGAGGAAGTTCAGGGCAATATATTAGCAAATAaggatgataaaaatatgaaaaatataagtaagaATGATTATTGTAAATATCCAGAAGATAAAAAGAATCATTTAATAGGAAAGAGGGATGAAAAGAGAACTAATAATACAGGAAAGTCTAGttcttttaatttcaaaCAGTTCAAAATATGGATTGGTaatagatataataaattattagaGGCTTATTTAGATCAAGAAAATAGAAAGAAGAATGGTAATGAAGTATTTCaggatgaaataaaaatgtatgaatTAAATTCATGCTATACCGACAATATTAGGGAAGAaagtaataatgataacataACAGAAATAAGTGAAActtcagaaaaaaaatgtaataatgaaGGTACCAAATTTAATAAAGATAATTCAAATTTTCAAGTAAATACAAAAGGATTAGATGAAAGAATAGTTATTAATGGAAATAGCAGTGATTATTCAAATGTATTAAATAAGATCGATTATGTAGATAATTCTGTTAATGCGAACTACAGTGTAACgaagaataattatatcatGAGTTCAAAAAATTCTTCGAAtgcattattaattaataatacatgcacacataatgaagaaaataaatattataacagaaaaaataattatcgCTCTTATAATCAAAAGAAAACCGTACCACCATTCCATAAAAATTCTTCGAGTAACTACAAAGGttcttttttaagtttttcatcaaataagaaatatgatAATTCTAAGAAAGGAGATGATGCAGTTGCAAACTCAAATTtttatgggaaaaaaaataacactATTTATAGAGACAATCAAAATGAAGAAAGAATAAATGATTATAACttcaataaaaaaggatactacgaaaaaaaatcagCAGACAAACGATTGGGCAATAATAATCTAATGGGTAAAAAGATAAACCATAATAAGAatcaaatgaataataataataataataataacgtATTTTATAGGAGAAAATATCAGAATTATGAGCAAAAGGGtgattttgtaaaaaatgaagtgAATAAtgatacatattataaaacaaataagcaAACAACATCATGTCAACAAAATAGTAAGATGAGCAACAGACGTACAAAATTAGTAAATGAGCGTTTTCATAAACGAAATAATTCCAGCGACATGGACAATATGAATGATACGTTTTATTCTAGTAAACATaagataaataataacaCCGTACTTCGAAACACCTCGGACGtttcatttatgtataattctaataaaaatatggataataaaaaatcgAATGCAACTTATTTAACTTCAAAATAG